In a single window of the Pseudodesulfovibrio profundus genome:
- a CDS encoding 30S ribosomal protein S1, giving the protein MSEEFKERNGVEEGEASFAELFEQYSEGGGDDLNVGDKVAGQVIQVGETSIFVDTGTKLDGVVEKEELLDEEGNCTVKEGDTVELYVVGKDSGGIKLSRALSGIGGLAMMEEAKASALPVEGNVASTCKGGFNVTIMQRRAFCPVSQIDNRFVEDPEEYVGKTLEFLITKLEQGGRNIVVSRRDLLERETAQAVETFTAETKVGDEVEGVVKRLAPFGAFVEIMPGLDGLVHISQISHGRIGHPEEAVTVGQKVKAKVTRYEHDDKGRLKISLSMKELAQDPWDTVTSSFTEGDKVTGKVVRLADFGAFVEIAPGIDGLVHVSEMSYTQRVHKPSDFVKEGQTVSVKIKSIDTDSRRIGLSMKDAEGDPWLDVEDKYQSGQKVEGTVEKQEQFGIFIQLEPGITGLLPKSVIARSESASKYEKLHSGDTVEIVVGEVKAGERKISLTTEDAQDDGDWKQFAPKKKPSTGGTGGMGLLGAALQEAMDKKK; this is encoded by the coding sequence GTGTCCGAAGAATTCAAAGAGCGTAATGGCGTGGAAGAAGGCGAAGCCAGCTTTGCCGAACTGTTTGAACAGTACAGCGAAGGCGGTGGTGACGACCTGAATGTCGGTGACAAAGTTGCCGGTCAGGTCATCCAGGTTGGAGAAACCAGTATCTTTGTCGATACTGGTACCAAGCTTGACGGTGTGGTCGAAAAGGAAGAGCTGCTCGATGAAGAGGGCAACTGCACAGTCAAGGAAGGCGACACGGTTGAGCTGTACGTCGTTGGCAAGGATTCCGGCGGCATCAAATTGTCGCGCGCCCTTTCCGGCATTGGCGGCTTGGCGATGATGGAAGAAGCAAAAGCAAGCGCTCTCCCGGTAGAGGGAAATGTTGCATCCACCTGCAAAGGCGGATTCAATGTGACGATCATGCAGCGTCGTGCTTTCTGCCCTGTCAGCCAGATCGACAATCGCTTTGTTGAGGATCCGGAAGAATATGTCGGCAAGACATTGGAATTCCTGATCACCAAACTGGAGCAAGGCGGCCGTAACATCGTTGTTTCCCGTCGCGACCTTCTGGAGAGAGAAACTGCGCAGGCAGTGGAGACCTTCACCGCTGAAACAAAAGTCGGCGATGAAGTCGAAGGTGTCGTCAAGCGACTCGCACCCTTTGGTGCATTTGTCGAGATCATGCCCGGCCTTGATGGGCTGGTTCACATTTCGCAGATTTCCCATGGCCGCATCGGACACCCTGAAGAGGCTGTCACTGTAGGCCAGAAGGTCAAAGCGAAAGTCACCCGCTACGAGCACGACGACAAGGGACGCCTCAAGATTTCACTCTCCATGAAAGAGCTGGCGCAAGACCCATGGGACACTGTCACCTCCTCCTTTACCGAAGGCGACAAGGTCACCGGCAAGGTTGTTCGCCTTGCTGATTTTGGTGCTTTTGTCGAAATCGCTCCCGGCATCGATGGCTTGGTGCATGTCTCTGAAATGAGCTACACCCAGCGCGTTCACAAGCCTTCCGATTTCGTCAAGGAAGGCCAGACCGTTTCCGTCAAGATCAAATCCATCGATACGGATAGCCGCCGCATCGGTCTTTCCATGAAAGACGCCGAAGGAGACCCGTGGCTTGACGTTGAGGACAAGTACCAGAGTGGCCAGAAGGTTGAGGGTACAGTTGAAAAGCAGGAACAGTTCGGTATTTTCATCCAACTGGAGCCTGGCATCACCGGCCTGCTTCCAAAATCCGTCATTGCTCGGAGCGAGAGTGCGTCCAAGTACGAGAAGCTGCACTCTGGCGACACGGTCGAAATTGTCGTTGGTGAAGTGAAAGCCGGAGAAAGGAAAATATCCCTGACCACAGAAGACGCTCAGGATGACGGTGACTGGAAACAGTTTGCTCCCAAGAAAAAGCCTTCCACAGGTGGAACCGGTGGTATGGGCCTGCTCGGCGCCGCACTTCAGGAAGCCATGGATAAAAAGAAATAG
- a CDS encoding DMT family transporter, which translates to MDIRGLIYVLIAAIMWGIIGIFAKEVLAEGITALEIAFWRASLAWIMFVIHACIKKQVKTQPSDLPFLFAFGFICVTMFYGSYQLAIRDVGMALAAVLLYTAPAWVAFLSWIVLKEKMTTIKMLCVVMTITGVICISLGPKLLSGNSISLNLFGLAAGLVSGFTYALYYIFGKKYLHRYATPTIFVYALPFGAALLFPFIDFQPKSPYAWFMLTAMAAVTSYGAFSFYYAGLKRMDATRASIVATFEPVVAAIFAFLLFGETFSIMGYAGSSLIIAAVLIVVLSGTKASRANTGNQ; encoded by the coding sequence ATGGATATACGAGGTCTGATCTACGTTCTGATTGCCGCCATCATGTGGGGCATCATCGGTATTTTCGCTAAGGAAGTTCTGGCCGAAGGCATCACTGCCCTGGAAATTGCTTTTTGGCGAGCTTCACTGGCCTGGATCATGTTCGTGATTCATGCCTGCATAAAAAAGCAAGTCAAGACACAGCCAAGCGACCTCCCCTTCCTGTTCGCATTCGGCTTTATTTGTGTGACCATGTTTTACGGCTCCTACCAACTGGCCATTCGCGACGTGGGAATGGCTCTGGCAGCAGTACTCCTTTATACTGCCCCGGCCTGGGTCGCTTTTCTATCATGGATTGTGCTCAAGGAAAAAATGACGACAATCAAGATGTTGTGTGTCGTCATGACCATTACCGGCGTCATCTGTATCAGCCTCGGTCCCAAATTGTTGAGCGGCAATTCCATATCTCTGAATCTCTTCGGCCTGGCCGCAGGATTGGTTTCCGGCTTCACGTATGCGCTGTATTACATCTTCGGGAAAAAATATCTCCACCGATACGCTACCCCTACGATCTTTGTTTATGCGCTCCCCTTTGGCGCAGCACTCCTTTTTCCTTTCATCGACTTTCAACCAAAGTCTCCCTACGCATGGTTCATGCTCACGGCCATGGCAGCCGTCACATCCTACGGTGCCTTTTCCTTTTACTACGCAGGGCTGAAGCGCATGGACGCCACGAGAGCTTCGATCGTTGCCACATTCGAACCCGTTGTCGCTGCAATCTTTGCGTTTCTCCTGTTTGGAGAAACCTTTTCCATCATGGGGTATGCGGGAAGCTCACTCATAATTGCAGCCGTTCTCATCGTCGTTTTATCCGGCACCAAAGCCAGCAGAGCCAATACAGGAAATCAATAA
- the ftsY gene encoding signal recognition particle-docking protein FtsY: MGFFSKLKKAWASPEDVAQQALDEYKKEAGLETEAEGEPEPPIAPTEEVATEDKTTAPPSPDHQEQTDAAPTATEDWQKGLTLALRQAEPKLSQWLNIIVEGVEEKGQDLWDRLAFLFRALGAPEDESKAFIKKFDKWLDEMGYEAVEEFKSELQYRLALALDLEDEEDERDRLFVKLSEGISKTREQITKRIDGLLSSHSKLDDDFWEEFEEILIMADVGMEAANQLMDNLKERARKAGTDDPDDFKDILRDELEEIFKVPPRIEAVNPPEVLMMVGVNGVGKTTTIAKLAHRAQMQGRKVLIAAGDTFRAAAIEQLEVWANRIGAGFFAKAEGSDPAAVAYEAMDKAVNEGYDLLLLDTAGRLHTKVNLMEELKKIERVVGKKHEGAPHRCVLVIDATTGQNALSQTKLFNEAVGVDEIILTKLDGTAKGGVVVAVTLQNKLPITFVGLGEKMEDLRPFNGKDFAKALLT, encoded by the coding sequence ATGGGATTTTTTAGCAAATTGAAAAAAGCTTGGGCCAGCCCCGAAGATGTGGCTCAACAGGCACTTGACGAATACAAGAAAGAAGCCGGGTTGGAAACGGAAGCGGAAGGAGAGCCGGAACCGCCGATAGCTCCCACTGAAGAAGTCGCCACAGAAGACAAGACTACCGCCCCTCCTTCTCCCGATCATCAAGAACAAACAGATGCGGCCCCGACCGCGACCGAGGACTGGCAGAAAGGTCTTACTCTTGCCCTGCGCCAGGCTGAGCCAAAGCTCTCGCAATGGCTCAATATCATTGTGGAAGGCGTTGAAGAAAAAGGACAAGACCTCTGGGATCGACTCGCCTTTCTTTTCCGAGCGCTTGGCGCACCTGAAGACGAATCAAAGGCTTTCATCAAGAAGTTCGACAAATGGCTTGATGAAATGGGCTATGAAGCGGTCGAAGAATTCAAATCCGAGCTGCAGTACCGGTTGGCACTGGCTCTGGACCTTGAAGACGAAGAAGACGAGCGCGACAGACTTTTCGTCAAGCTTTCCGAAGGCATTTCCAAAACGCGCGAACAGATCACCAAGCGTATTGATGGCCTGCTGTCATCCCACTCCAAGCTGGATGACGACTTTTGGGAAGAATTTGAAGAGATCCTCATCATGGCAGATGTTGGCATGGAAGCAGCCAACCAGCTCATGGACAACCTGAAAGAGCGCGCACGCAAGGCCGGCACAGATGATCCTGACGATTTCAAGGACATTCTCCGTGACGAGCTGGAAGAAATATTCAAGGTACCCCCTCGTATCGAAGCGGTTAACCCACCTGAAGTATTGATGATGGTTGGCGTCAATGGTGTCGGCAAGACCACCACCATTGCAAAGCTGGCTCACCGTGCCCAGATGCAGGGACGCAAGGTTCTCATCGCTGCGGGCGACACCTTCCGCGCTGCTGCCATTGAGCAGTTGGAAGTGTGGGCTAATCGCATCGGCGCTGGTTTTTTTGCAAAAGCTGAAGGCTCTGATCCTGCTGCTGTTGCGTATGAAGCCATGGATAAGGCCGTCAATGAGGGGTACGACCTCCTCCTTCTGGATACGGCAGGTCGACTCCACACCAAGGTCAACCTCATGGAAGAGTTGAAAAAGATTGAACGTGTGGTCGGGAAAAAACATGAAGGTGCACCGCATCGTTGTGTTTTGGTTATTGACGCGACCACCGGTCAGAATGCACTCTCACAGACTAAGCTTTTCAACGAAGCTGTTGGTGTTGATGAGATTATTTTGACCAAACTTGACGGAACTGCCAAAGGCGGCGTTGTCGTTGCGGTTACACTACAGAACAAACTCCCGATTACCTTTGTTGGACTCGGAGAGAAGATGGAAGACCTTCGCCCGTTCAACGGCAAGGACTTTGCCAAGGCCTTATTAACCTAA
- the asnS gene encoding asparagine--tRNA ligase — MKRTKIKHALNAQEPMAGIHVGGWVRTKRDNKGFSFVEINDGSCLSNIQVVIDHTPEIVETLANVGTGASVAIDGELVESPGKGQKWEIRGTSIKLLGGADQETFPLQKKRHSDEFLRGIAHLRPRTNKYGAIFRMRSELAQAIHKFFAEKDFFYIHTPIITGSDCEGAGEMFRVTSLEHGSQKPVEEDFFGKPSSLTVSGQLSAEMFALSLGYVYTFGPTFRAENSNTPRHVAEFWMVEPEIAFADLADDMDLGEEMIKYLITHMLDHSAEDIELFAKFVDKSLMGTLENILNNPFERLPYTEAIRLLKKTKKKFEYPVEWGMDLQTEHERFLCEEKFKKPVYVYDYPKTIKPFYMRMNDDNETVAAMDCLVPRIGELIGGSQREERMDVLLSRMDTLGLDKEEYWWYLDSRRYGSAPHAGFGMGFERMLMLVSGITNIRDVMPFPRTPKSLEF, encoded by the coding sequence ATGAAACGAACAAAGATCAAGCATGCCCTGAATGCGCAAGAACCCATGGCAGGAATCCACGTCGGTGGATGGGTTCGCACCAAGCGTGACAACAAGGGGTTCTCTTTTGTGGAGATCAACGACGGATCCTGTTTGAGCAATATTCAGGTCGTAATCGATCATACTCCCGAGATTGTTGAAACTCTCGCCAATGTCGGAACCGGTGCTTCTGTGGCTATCGACGGTGAGTTGGTTGAGTCTCCTGGCAAAGGTCAGAAGTGGGAGATTCGCGGCACATCCATCAAGTTGCTTGGTGGGGCGGATCAGGAGACTTTCCCCTTGCAGAAAAAGCGCCACAGTGATGAGTTCCTTCGTGGTATCGCTCACTTGCGCCCCCGCACGAATAAATACGGTGCCATTTTCCGTATGCGTTCCGAGCTGGCTCAGGCCATTCACAAGTTTTTCGCAGAGAAGGATTTCTTCTACATCCATACGCCGATCATCACAGGCTCTGATTGTGAAGGCGCAGGTGAGATGTTTCGCGTTACCAGCTTGGAACACGGTTCACAGAAGCCGGTAGAGGAAGATTTCTTTGGAAAACCGTCCTCCCTGACTGTTTCCGGGCAGCTTTCCGCTGAGATGTTTGCCCTGTCTTTGGGGTATGTGTACACCTTCGGCCCTACATTCAGGGCTGAAAACTCCAATACTCCCCGGCACGTAGCCGAGTTCTGGATGGTTGAACCCGAAATCGCTTTCGCTGATCTGGCCGATGACATGGATCTCGGCGAGGAAATGATCAAGTATTTGATTACCCACATGCTTGATCATAGCGCGGAGGATATCGAACTGTTCGCCAAGTTTGTTGACAAGTCGCTTATGGGCACGCTTGAGAACATCTTGAACAATCCTTTTGAGCGCCTTCCCTACACGGAGGCCATTCGTCTTCTCAAAAAGACCAAGAAGAAGTTTGAGTACCCGGTAGAATGGGGAATGGACCTCCAGACCGAGCATGAGCGTTTCCTTTGTGAGGAGAAGTTCAAAAAGCCGGTCTATGTGTATGACTATCCGAAGACGATCAAGCCGTTCTACATGCGTATGAACGATGACAACGAAACGGTTGCGGCCATGGATTGTCTGGTTCCGCGCATTGGTGAGCTCATTGGTGGAAGTCAGCGTGAGGAAAGGATGGATGTTCTTCTTTCTCGGATGGATACTCTTGGCCTCGATAAAGAAGAGTACTGGTGGTATCTTGACTCTCGTCGCTACGGTTCAGCTCCCCATGCCGGTTTTGGAATGGGATTTGAGCGTATGCTGATGTTGGTATCTGGAATAACCAATATCCGCGACGTTATGCCGTTCCCCAGAACGCCCAAAAGCCTCGAGTTTTAA
- a CDS encoding IS3 family transposase (programmed frameshift), whose product MTKSNKRRKHSDKFKAKVALEAIRGVKTLAQLAAEYKVHPNQISTWKRQLLENAEGIFSGGKKAKSQEEVTAPLFEEIGRLKMDIKWLEKKLLSLPLEVRRQWIKPDREYSIRRQCKLAGISRSGFYYKPAAESDENLALMRLIDEQYLRQPDYGSPRMTDWLKTQGHQINHKRVERLMQLMGLQAITPGPHTSVPNPEHPVFPYLLKGVAIERKNQVWSADITYIPMQRGFLYLVAVIDWWSRFVLAWELSNSMDSSFCVDALSKALRISTPEMFNTDQGAQFTSREFTGVLQSKGIAISMDGKGRAIDNVFIERLWWTVKYEDVYPKAYSDGIELYHGLTRYFRYYNEERGHSSLDKRTPAAVYRGNLNVH is encoded by the exons ATGACAAAGAGCAACAAAAGACGGAAGCATTCGGATAAGTTCAAGGCCAAGGTCGCGCTGGAAGCTATCCGTGGCGTGAAAACGTTGGCGCAGTTGGCTGCGGAGTACAAAGTGCATCCCAACCAGATATCCACCTGGAAAAGGCAGCTCCTTGAAAATGCCGAAGGAATCTTTTCCGGTGGCAAGAAAGCCAAGAGCCAGGAGGAGGTCACCGCACCTTTGTTCGAGGAGATCGGTCGGCTCAAGATGGATATCAAGTGGCTTGAAAAAAAGTTGT TAAGCCTGCCGCTTGAGGTACGCCGCCAGTGGATCAAACCGGATCGGGAGTATTCCATCCGGCGGCAATGCAAGTTGGCAGGCATTTCCCGCTCGGGGTTTTACTACAAACCTGCAGCCGAGTCCGATGAGAACTTGGCCTTGATGCGTCTCATCGACGAGCAGTATCTGCGTCAGCCGGATTACGGCTCGCCGCGCATGACGGATTGGCTGAAGACACAAGGCCATCAGATCAACCACAAGCGAGTTGAGCGACTGATGCAGCTGATGGGCTTGCAAGCGATTACTCCAGGGCCGCATACGAGTGTCCCCAACCCGGAGCATCCCGTGTTTCCTTATCTGCTGAAAGGAGTTGCCATTGAGCGAAAGAATCAAGTCTGGAGTGCTGACATCACCTACATCCCCATGCAGCGCGGCTTTCTGTATCTGGTGGCAGTGATTGACTGGTGGAGCCGATTCGTATTGGCTTGGGAACTGTCAAATTCCATGGACAGTTCGTTTTGCGTGGACGCACTGAGCAAGGCATTGCGCATCTCCACGCCAGAGATGTTCAATACGGACCAGGGAGCGCAATTCACGAGCCGTGAATTTACCGGCGTTTTGCAGAGCAAGGGCATTGCAATCAGCATGGACGGCAAAGGCCGTGCAATCGACAACGTATTTATCGAGCGGTTGTGGTGGACGGTGAAATACGAGGATGTTTACCCCAAGGCGTATTCTGATGGAATCGAGCTATACCATGGGCTTACGCGCTATTTTCGGTATTACAACGAAGAGCGCGGACATTCGTCGTTGGACAAAAGAACTCCCGCTGCCGTATACAGAGGCAACCTGAATGTTCATTGA
- a CDS encoding AraC family transcriptional regulator codes for MSVYTVLIYIQENLDEELSLDTLANQAHFSPTHFHRIFKGMMSETLSEHIRRIRLERAAIRLALNSSSVTTAAFDAGYTTVESFSRAFKKVFACAPSQYSEKHWNELYDKIPGAVHYLLNNARSTLTLNRKGEMKMEVSVKDILEMRVAYKRHTGPYAECDEAWKVLCDWADAKKIINAETQFLGICHDDPQITPPEKIRYDACMTVDGSIDAEGEVGIQTIPGGKYAITLHKGPYENLEKTYAKLFGVWLPESGHQFREQPSFEIYLNSPEHTKPEDLLTEIYLPIK; via the coding sequence ATGAGCGTATATACTGTACTTATATACATACAGGAGAACCTTGATGAGGAGCTTTCCTTGGATACGCTCGCTAACCAGGCCCACTTCTCCCCTACTCACTTTCACCGCATCTTCAAAGGAATGATGAGCGAAACTCTAAGTGAGCATATAAGAAGAATACGCCTGGAACGAGCAGCCATCCGATTGGCGTTGAACAGCTCGAGTGTCACTACTGCAGCTTTTGATGCGGGCTACACTACAGTTGAATCATTCAGCCGTGCTTTCAAAAAGGTGTTTGCATGCGCACCTTCTCAATACAGCGAGAAGCACTGGAATGAACTATACGACAAAATCCCCGGAGCCGTGCATTATTTATTAAACAATGCGCGATCAACACTGACTCTGAATCGAAAAGGAGAAATGAAAATGGAAGTATCTGTCAAAGATATCCTGGAAATGCGCGTTGCATACAAACGCCACACAGGGCCGTATGCTGAGTGCGACGAAGCCTGGAAGGTTTTATGCGACTGGGCTGATGCAAAAAAAATCATCAATGCCGAAACACAATTCCTCGGCATTTGTCACGATGATCCGCAAATAACGCCACCCGAAAAAATCCGATATGACGCCTGCATGACTGTAGATGGCAGCATAGATGCTGAAGGGGAAGTGGGCATCCAAACCATCCCAGGCGGAAAATATGCCATTACTCTTCATAAGGGCCCATACGAAAACCTGGAAAAAACCTATGCCAAGCTTTTCGGAGTTTGGCTCCCCGAAAGCGGACATCAGTTCCGCGAGCAACCGAGCTTCGAGATCTATCTCAACTCCCCAGAACACACCAAGCCTGAGGATTTGCTGACAGAAATATATCTGCCCATTAAATAA
- a CDS encoding RluA family pseudouridine synthase: MNNSSTHIIPDSFDGKRLDNALSLVLPDSGLRLRRRYCDEGLVQVNGRNRKPGYKVQSGQEIRVEFPESQHSLPEVEIVSQSDTVAALFKPAKVHSASIVGKDTPNVESALKDLFPDHSPVLLNRLDYLTSGLLLVGLNRGGCDTYHAMESDGTIRKFYLALVEGRFDGTATVKCELDVDNRKVTRVLETDTSDERRWTEVHALGHDRERNITLVRCMITKGARHQIRAHLSSIDHPIVGDPVYGNGSSEEALHLHHYKVEMDDFTARIGVGWADDFAK; encoded by the coding sequence ATGAACAACAGCAGTACACATATTATCCCTGACAGTTTTGATGGAAAACGCTTGGACAATGCCTTGTCTTTGGTTCTGCCTGACAGCGGCCTTCGCCTCCGGCGTCGTTATTGCGATGAAGGATTAGTGCAGGTCAACGGCCGAAATCGAAAGCCGGGATACAAGGTGCAGAGTGGGCAGGAAATTCGTGTCGAGTTCCCGGAGTCTCAGCACTCACTCCCGGAGGTTGAGATTGTGAGCCAATCGGACACTGTTGCTGCTTTGTTCAAGCCTGCCAAGGTTCACTCCGCTTCAATTGTCGGCAAGGATACTCCCAACGTTGAGAGTGCGTTGAAGGATTTGTTTCCAGATCATTCGCCCGTTTTGTTGAATCGACTGGACTATCTGACGTCGGGCCTGCTGTTGGTGGGGTTGAATCGTGGCGGTTGCGATACCTACCACGCCATGGAATCAGACGGGACAATCAGGAAGTTCTATCTAGCTTTGGTCGAAGGGCGCTTTGACGGGACGGCGACAGTCAAGTGTGAGCTGGATGTGGATAATCGCAAGGTGACGCGCGTACTTGAAACAGACACAAGTGACGAGCGTCGTTGGACGGAAGTTCATGCGTTGGGGCATGATCGCGAGCGGAATATCACGCTGGTGAGGTGCATGATTACCAAGGGTGCGCGTCACCAGATTCGTGCTCATCTGTCATCAATTGATCATCCGATAGTGGGCGATCCTGTGTATGGAAACGGGAGTTCCGAAGAAGCATTGCATTTACACCATTACAAGGTGGAAATGGACGACTTCACAGCCCGGATAGGTGTTGGTTGGGCGGATGACTTTGCAAAGTGA